A genomic stretch from Lathyrus oleraceus cultivar Zhongwan6 chromosome 2, CAAS_Psat_ZW6_1.0, whole genome shotgun sequence includes:
- the LOC127118319 gene encoding uncharacterized protein LOC127118319: MEKRCYTMEECLRHARLIDVVFSWTLDDILNENLFNYQVPKIPKKFYSINHYMNSFFPALIEETHCDLYSSLLSVPQASFCEIRTMETSKEFDPPYDLFYKISLKNVTDEVYGVGKYEPEAGDLIAFTNIRPKSPDDLSRVKRYCHMAYVCGSKDEFTDEISILLSMEMHNNFDLRSNEAQKLYAVYLVNMITNVRIWKSLNSEMEGSSLNIIKKVLQPYSRMEQNCDTCLSGMNFGQSYSGVKSLIEVQNLNKSQEDAVASCLHMNKCHHNDPIKIIWGPPGTGKTTTVASMLFCLLKLRIRTVTCAPTNTAVLAVASRLHNIAKDSLEHGAYGLGDIVLFGNSKRMKIDSYKGLNEVFLDNRVDELLCCFSPLTGWKNSLESMIKLLKDPEEQYALYKNRVNAEVMPFEEFVSENYSHVKGSYFSYKKQCKYHCPVTMEEFVKKKYSYIVEQYDIYKDDEKLSVGMSMEHFLRQRFCLCGKKLKSFMTTLYTHLPTCLLPINEVAKIFRVLELLESLEVSMNQSKQKQAFHEYCEDRKVIFAWFGWLSLEKELLETLCYLSETIKLPRLTTKYGISQFCLKNACILLCTASSSSKLFTEGIKKVEFLVIDEAAQLKECESTIPLQLFGLKRCILIGDEKQLPAMVKSKIADRAEFGRSLFERLVMLGYKKHMLNVQYRMHPSISMFPSKEFYDKQLSDAEIVRENSYNKRFLEGNLFGSYSFINISKGKEQCNHDHSLKNVIEAAAICEIVGRLKKEFVRTKNKVSIGIISPYKAQVHEIQERVKQYMVSDPNFSVNVRSVDGFQGGEEDIIIISTVRSNLSGKVGFLSNGQRANVAITRARHCVWIIGNASTLVNSNSVWRKIVCDAKERKCFHNADDDKKLNQAIEDALFEFELLDDDSASAFNKLSMRDISESNTFSSKPLTLWRR, translated from the exons ATGGAAAAGAGATGTTATACCATGGAAGAATGTCTTCGTCATGCGAGATTAATAGATGTTGTATTCTCTTGGACTCTTGACGATATTCTCAACGAAAATCTTTTCAACTACCAg GTGCCGAAGATTCCAAAGAAGTTCTATTCAATAAATCATTACATGAATTCATTCTTTCCTGCATTGATTGAGGAAACACACTGTGACCTATATTCAAGCTTGTTGAGTGTTCCTCAAGCTTCTTTTTGTGAAATTAGGACAATGGAGACATCCAAGGAATTCGATCCTCCGTACGACTTGTTCTATAAAATTTCATTGAAGAACGTTACTGATGAAGTGTACGGTGTAGGAAAATATGAACCTGAGGCTGGTGATCTCATTGCATTCACAAATATTCGGCCGAAAAGTCCGGATGACTTGAGCAGGGTCAAAAGATACTGTCATATGGCTTATGTTTGTGGATCAAAAGATGAATTTACTGATGAGATTTCTATACTGTTGTCCATGGAGATGCATAATAACTTTGATTTGAGATCGAACGAAGCTCAGAAACTCTATGCTGTTTATCTTGTAAACATGATCACAAATGTTCGTATTTGGAAATCCTTGAACTCGGAGATGGAAGGATCTAGCTTGAATATAATTAAAAAAGTGTTGCAGCCTTATTCAAGG ATGGAACAAAACTGTGATACTTGCCTATCAGGAATGAATTTCGGTCAATCCTACTCCGGAGTAAAAAGCCTAATCGAAGTTCAGAATCTAAACAAATCTCAGGAAGATGCTGTTGCAAGCTGTCTTCATATGAACAAGTGTCATCATAATGATCCTATAAAAATCATATGGGGTCCGCCAGGAACTGGAAAAACAACGACAGTTGCTTCAATGCTATTTTGTCTCCTTAAGTTAAGAATCAGAACAGTAACATGCGCACCAACAAATACTGCAGTATTGGCTGTGGCTTCGCGCCTTCACAACATAGCTAAGGATTCACTTGAGCATGGTGCATATGGTCTTGGTGACATAGTTCTCTTTGGAAATAGTAAAAGAATGAAAATAGATTCTTATAAAGGTCTTAATGAAGTGTTTTTAGATAATAGAGTGGATGAATTGTTATGCTGTTTTTCGCCATTGACCGGATGGAAAAATAGTTTGGAATCAATGATCAAGTTACTCAAGGATCCTGAAGAGCAATATGCTTTATATAAGAATAGGGTGAATGCCGAAGTTATGCCATTCGAAGAATTTGTATCTGAAAATTATAGTCATGTCAAAGGTTCGTATTTTTCATACAAGAAACAGTGTAAGTATCATTGTCCTGTGACCATGGAGGAGTTTGTGAAGAAGAAATATAGTTATATTGTAGAACAATATGATATTTATAAAGATGATGAAAAGTTAAGTGTTGGTATGAGTATGGAACACTTTTTAAGACAAAGATTCTGTTTGTGTGGAAAGAAGTTAAAGTCATTCATGACAACTTTGTATACTCATTTACCAACATGTTTGCTTCCAATTAATGAGGTGGCGAAGATTTTTAGAGTTCTTGAGTTGCTAGAATCTCTTGAAGTTTCCATGAATCAAAGCAAAcaaaaacaagcatttcatgaatATTGTGAAGATCGAAAAGTCATTTTTGCTTGGTTTGGATGGTTAAGCTTAGAAAAAGAGTTGCTTGAGACACTTTGTTATCTTTCAGAGACTATTAAGCTTCCTAGGCTTACAACAAAATATGGAATATCACAGTTTTGCTTGAAGAATGCATGCATTCTTTTGTGTACAGCTTCAAGTTCTTCTAAATTGTTCACAGAAGGAATAAAAAAAGTTGAGTTTTTAGTGATTGATGAAGCTGCTCAACTTAAAGAATGTGAATCAACTATTCCGTTGCAACTATTTGGCCTCAAGCGCTGTATTCTCATTGGTGACGAGAAACAACTTCCTGCAATGGTCAAAAGCAAG ATTGCTGACAGGGCTGAATTTGGAAGAAGCTTATTTGAGAGGCTAGTTATGTTGGGATACAAGAAGCATATGCTTAATGTTCAATATAGAATGCATCCATCCATTAGCATGTTTCCAAGCAAAGAGTTCTATGATAAGCAACTTTCTGATGCTGAGATTGTAAGAGAAAACAGCTATAACAAACGTTTCCTTGAAGGAAATTTGTTCGGTTCATACTCTTTCATCAACATATCTAAGGGCAAAGAGCAGTGTAATCATGATCACAGTTTGAAGAATGTGATTGAAGCTGCTGCTATCTGTGAGATTGTTGGAAGACTTAAAAAGG AGTTTGTAAGGACAAAGAATAAGGTTAGCATAGGTATCATATCTCCATACAAGGCCCAAGTTCATGAAATCCAAGAGAGAGTGAAGCAGTACATGGTTTCGGATCCTAACTTTTCTGTTAATGTTCGTTCTGTTGATGGCTTTCAAGGTGGCGAAGAAGACATTATAATCATATCCACAGTTAGATCAAATTTGAGTGGAAAAGTTGGTTTTCTTTCCAATGGACAAAGAGCTAATGTGGCAATCACGAGGGCTAGGCATTGCGTTTGGATAATAGGAAATGCTTCGACATTGGTTAATAGCAACTCTGTGTGGAGAAAAATTGTTTGTGATGCAAAGGAAAGAAAGTGTTTCCATAATGCTGATGATGACAAGAAATTGAATCAAGCTATTGAAGATGCTCTGTTTGAATTTGAACTATTAGATGATGATTCTGCATCAGCATTTAATAAACTAAGCATGAGAGACATTTCAGAATCAAATACTTTCTCTAG CAAACCATTGACATTATGGCGACGATGA
- the LOC127122116 gene encoding probable helicase MAGATAMA 3 has translation MENTCDASEENVKPDGLLDAVLSWRMEDVLNENLYKDKVHKIPEKFKSPTDYKNSFIPLLFEETRADLSSSLIAVSQAPFCEVMAVEESTQLTFPISEAQNQLIQFHHIIRLETNEFENDGNYIPVSGDLIALTNIKPKCYNDLNRIRSPYRVVYVNGAINGFSDKISVLSCECMKMDMDIEDDLWNNKELSSKCTKIDVSYDLWYNRKMKLYAVYLMNMTTNVRIWNALNSISPVNIIKTVLEPQQVNGQNCQFCLSERDSRSSFIKQDTIIRSQKLNESQEDAVSRCVSMIDCNHADIKLIWGPPGTGKTKTVACLLFSLLKLKTRTLTCAPTNTAILEVAIRLRSLVMDSLEHDRYGLGDIVLFGNSKRMELSSRPGLEDIFLDNRVKNLMQCFDPNTGWETSLRSMIWLLKFMENFAKEKKQSIVNKYNKKFGELNERVKFSMQTLYTHMPTSLISPEMVKKMRHALDLLRSLGNSLQQAKFKGTNFHCIDESIPAYFQPLYVKKDECLIILSSLFETVSLPKFGNREQVALICLSNARLVLCTASSSIKMKNLPMVKPVQFLVIDEAAQLKECESTIPLQLTGLRHCILIGDDRQLPALVKSKVADKCEFGRSMFERLASLGFERKMLNVQYRMHPSISLFPSKEFYDGKLSDAAVVREESYKKFFLEGELYSSYTFINIDKGKEKLVHGQSLKNMVEVAVISEIIQNLYKVFMRRRKSVSIGIISPYNAQVYEIQEKVEQYAWVSNSGFSVNVRSVDGFQGGEEDIIIISTVRSNGSGKVGFLSNRQRTNVAMTRARYCLWILGNATTLIKSDSIWRNVVLDAKKRGCFHNAEEDKQLAQAIGFEFQLLEESESQFKKPKLVGEFDLRYKLNILRNPSLYLRDYRRDSSLN, from the exons ATGGAGAATACTTGTGATGCAAGTGAAGAGAATGTTAAACCTGACGGACTCTTAGATGCTGTACTCTCATGGCGCATGGAGGATGTTCTGAATGAAAATCTTTACAAAGACAAG GTTCACAAGATTCCAGAGAAGTTTAAGTCACCTACAGATTACAAGAACTCTTTCATTCCTCTATTGTTTGAGGAAACACGTGCTGATTTATCGTCAAGCTTGATTGCTGTGTCTCAAGCCCCTTTCTGTGAAGTTATGGCAGTTGAAGAAAGCACACAATTGACATTTCCCATTTCTGAAGCTCAGAATCAACTCATACAGTTTCATCACATCATTCGGTTGGAAACTAATGAATTTGAAAATGATGGAAATTACATACCTGTGTCAGGAGATCTCATTGCTTTAACTAACATTAAGCCCAAATGCTATAATGACTTGAACAGAATCAGAAGTCCCTACCGCGTTGTCTATGTTAATGGGGCAATAAATGGTTTTTCTGATAAGATTTCAGTTTTGTCATGCGAATGCATGAAGATGGATATGGATATTGAAGATGACTTGTGGAACAACAAAGAGCTATCATCCAAATGCACAAAGATAGATGTTTCTTATGATTTGTGGTACAACAGAAAGATGAAACTTTATGCAGTTTACCTTATGAACATGACGACAAATGTTCGTATTTGGAATGCTTTGAATTCAATCTCACCGGTGAACATAATTAAAACAGTGTTGGAACCACAGCAAGTT AATGGACAAAACTGTCAATTTTGCCTGTCTGAACGAGATAGTCGATCTTCTTTCATCAAACAAGACACGATAATTCGTTCTCAGAAGCTGAATGAATCCCAAGAGGATGCTGTTTCAAGGTGTGTTAGTATGATAGATTGTAATCATGCTGATATCAAACTTATATGGGGACCACCAGGGACAGGGAAAACAAAGACAGTTGCATGCTTATTATTTTCTCTACTCAAGTTAAAAACCAGAACACTGACTTGTGCACCAACTAATACTGCAATTTTGGAAGTGGCAATTCGGTTGCGTAGTTTAGTTATGGATTCACTTGAGCACGATAGATATGGTTTGGGTGACATTGTTCTATTTGGCAATAGCAAGAGGATGGAATTAAGTTCTCGTCCAGGCCTTGAAGATATTTTTCTTGATAACCGGGTGAAGAATCTTATGCAGTGTTTTGATCCAAATACTGGATGGGAGACTAGCTTGCGATCCATGATATGGTTGCTTAAGTTCATGGAGAATTTTGCTAAAGAAAAAAAGCAGAGTATAGTAAATAAATACAACAAGAAATTTGGTGAACTAAATGAGAGGGTCAAGTTCTCTATGCAAACCTTATACACGCACATGCCAACATCTCTCATTTCACCGGAAATGGTCAAAAAAATGCGACATGCTCTTGATTTGCTAAGGTCTCTGGGAAATTCCTTGCAGCAAGCCAAATTCAAGGGAACCAACTTTCATTGTATAGATGAAAGCATTCCTGCTTACTTTCAACCATTGTACGTCAAAAAGGACGAGTGCCTTATCATCCTAAGTTCGCTTTTTGAGACAGTTTCCCTACCTAAATTTGGCAATAGAGAACAAGTAGCACTTATTTGCTTGTCGAATGCTCGTCTAGTTTTGTGTACTGCATCAAGTTCTATTAAAATGAAAAACTTACCCATGGTGAAACCAGTGCAGTTTTTAGTAATCGACGAAGCCGCACAGCTAAAAGAATGTGAATCAACAATTCCATTACAGTTGACAGGTCTCCGCCATTGCATCCTCATTGGAGATGATAGACAACTTCCTGCATTGGTCAAAAGCAAG GTTGCAGATAAGTGTGAATTTGGACGAAGTATGTTTGAGAGGCTTGCAAGTTTGGGATTCGAAAGGAAAATGCTTAATGTTCAATATAGAATGCATCCATCCATTAGCTTGTTTCCATCCAAGGAGTTCTATGATGGAAAGCTATCTGATGCCGCAGTTGTCCGAGAAGAAAGCTATAAGAAGTTTTTCCTTGAAGGAGAACTGTACTCTTCTTATACTTTCATTAACATAGATAAGGGTAAAGAGAAACTTGTACATGGACAAAGTTTGAAGAACATGGTTGAGGTTGCTGTTATTTCTGAGATAATTCAAAACCTTTATAAAG TATTCATGAGGAGAAGGAAGAGTGTTAGCATAGGAATAATATCTCCTTATAATGCTCAAGTTTATGAAATCCAAGAGAAAGTTGAGCAGTACGCTTGGGTTTCTAATTCCGGCTTCTCTGTTAATGTTCGTTCTGTGGATGGTTTTCAAGGTGGAGAGGAGGATATTATTATAATATCTACTGTGAGATCTAACGGGAGTGGTAAAGTCGGTTTTCTTTCAAACAGACAAAGAACAAATGTGGCTATGACTAGGGCTAG ATACTGCCTTTGGATATTAGGGAATGCAACTACTTTAATCAAAAGTGACTCTATTTGGAGAAATGTAGTTCTTGATGCTAAGAAAAGGGGTTGTTTCCATAATGCCGAAGAGGACAAGCAATTGGCCCAGGCTATCGGGTTCGAGTTTCAACTACTTGAAGAATCCGAGTCTCAATTTAAGAAACCAAAGTTAGTTGGAGAATTTGATTTAAGATACAAACTCAATATTTTGAGGAATCCGAGTCTCTACTTAAGAGATTATAGGAGGGACTCATCCTTGAATTGA